Below is a window of Virgibacillus sp. NKC19-3 DNA.
ACGCGCTGCTTTACTCCTTACATAACCTAGCATAGTAGGCGTGGCCTCAGGCAGTGCCATTTCATGAAACCACTTCACATAGTCCCCGTATAACTTTATCTGTTCAATGGCTTGTGGGGCACCGACATCACGTAGTTCATGTGGACGATCTGCAGTGAGAACGATTAGTGGTACCCTGCTATAATGCGCCTCAACAATGGCAGGAAAATAATTAGCAGCTGCTGTGCCGGAAGTACATACAAGTGCTACCGGACGTTTTGTTGCTTTGGCAATGCCAAGTGCAAAGAAGGCCGCAGATCGTTCATCAAGAATGATCCACGACTTTATCTGTTCATGTTCGGCAATTGTTAATGCAAGTGGTGTCGATCTCGACCCTGGTGAAATAACTGCATCTGTTATTCCACTTTTGGTAAGTTCATCAATAAAATTAGCTGTATAGCGTGTTAAAACTTCTATATGATCCATTAGTATTCTCCTAGAACAGAAAGCATTGGTTGAAATTTAATCATGGTTTCCTCATATTCTGCTTCCGGCTTGGAATCTTTAACAATCCCCCTCCGGCAAATAAAGAGGCTTCATCTCCTTGTATAAGTCCGGAGCGGATCGCAACAGCAAATTCGCCATTTTGATTACTATCCAGCCATCCAATAGGGGCCCCGTACCAGCCCCGGTCCAACAACTCATGGTTCCGGATAAATGCAAGCGACTCCTCACGCGGTGTACCACCAAGCGCAGGTGTTGGATGGAGCTGTTTAATAATATCAAAGATGCTATATCCGTTTTTCAAGTGCGCTGTTACCGGTGTATATAAATGCTGTAAATTCTGAAGCGGATAAATAACTGGTGCTTCTGGTATATCAACTTTCGTGCAATAATTAGCCATAGCCTGTTTGATCATTTGAACGACAAAATTATGTTCCTGACGATTTTTCACGTCATGAAGCAATTCCTGGCTAATTTTCACATCTTCCTCTTTTGTTTCCCCTCTTGGTGCAGTACCAGCTAAACATGTCGATAAAAGGGCATCTCCTTCAAGTTTCACTAATCGCTCCGGGCTTGCACCAACGAAACAGTCCTCTCCCTTTTCAAAAGCAAAAATATAACTGTTAGCTTGTTTAGCCATTAATTTTTCTAAAATGGTTGCAATGTCGGCTTTTTTATTAAATTTCAAACGCATCTCGCGTGCGAGGACGATTTTATCTGCTTTATTTGCTCGAATTTGTTCTCTCGCCTGTCGAACTGTTTCTTTCCATTTATCTGGTTCGATGTCTATTTTTTCTTCGATTGTTACATGGTCAGAAGGATTAGCAATATGCCTAAAAAGATTGGCTTCCATTTGATTTATTTCCGCTGCCATCTGAACGGGATGATCCTCCCTAGTTACTTTCACATTTATGGTAAAATAATAGTTATTATTATTTTTCGTTAACATAAATTCCGGCACGATAAATTGGCTAGGGCTAAACTTTTTCCATAAAGTTGTTTGATCTTTTTTCGGATCAAATGCCATACCTCCCAGTGCCGTAATTCCAGTGCCAGCTTCCTTATATGGATTGTAAATGATTGCGTTAGCTAATATACGGTTCCATAATGCTTCCGTTTCTTCAAAACGGGCCTCAGCCTTTGTCGCCATTTCATATGCCTTCCCAATTCCAACAACAAAAAAGTCATCTTTCGTACTTGCCCAGAAAATACGATTTTTATGAAGTTCCTTAGCCCCTTCAAAAAAATGGAGGGGAGTCGTCTCTGTTATTTTTTTGGTTATACTGACAAGTTGAAAATCTTCATCAGGTTGCATGTCTTGCATTGCTTTATTTATTAATTCTTCTATTGGTTTTTCCTTTGTTTCAATCATCTGATAAACCTCCGTTAAACTTACGATGGCAAACTTTATTTCTATTTTATTCTCTTTTTATTTGTTTCTCAAGGAAAGGGACTGTTTTTTTCGCATTCCGACAATTGACACGTTTAAACTATTTCCTTATATTAATGATATTGATATATTTCAGGGGGAAGCATCTAATGCAATCAACAGATAAAATAAATGTAAAGCAGGCTTTAAATGAAAAAGAAGGATTTCAAATTTGGTGGCGTCTTATGCGCCCACATACATTAACAGCCTCATTTGTACCAGTTTTTGTGGGTTCCATGTTTGCTTTTACAGAGGGTTCTATCAATATAATCGTCTTTCTTGCGATGTTAATAGCATCCATGCTCATCCAAGCTGCAACAAATATGTTTAATGAATATTATGATTTTGTTCGCGGTCTGGATACGGAGGAATCCGTTGGCATCGGTGGTACAATTGTACGAGATGGTATCAAACCGAAAAAAATATTAAATCTAGCCTTTACTTTCTTCGGTATCGCGATTTTACTTGGCATATATATATGCATCGCATCCAGCTGGTGGATTGCGGCCATTGGTTTAGTATGTATGATAATCGGTTATTTATATACTGGGGGCCTTACCCAATTGCATATACACCATTTGGTGAACTATTTTCCGGGTTCCTGATGGGAACTGTCATTATAGGGATTAGTTATTTTGTCCAAACACAAACAATAACTGCAAATGTTATCTGGGTATCCATTCCGGTAGCCATCTTCATTGGAAGTATTATGTTATCAAATAACATTCGGGATTTGGATGGTGACAAGGAAAACGGTCGTAAAACAATCGCCATTTTACTTGGCAGGAAAAACGCCGTTACCTTCCTGGCAGCATTATTTATCACGTCTTATGGTCTAACAGCTGTTTACATTATAACAGGAATACTACCATTATGGTCGATTGTCACATGTATTAGTATTAAAAAAGCAGTAGAGGTTATTAAAAAATTCCGCGGCAAGACGACTCCAATTGAAATGATGCCTGCAATGGCCGCCACAGGGAAAACAAATACATTCTATGGCTTTTTACTTGGGCTATCTTTATTCATTAGTGCGTTTGTGTAAAAAGGAGTTATTATAATGGCAATAGAAAATACGCTCATCGAAGCGCTTGGGATTGAAGTAGTATCATTAGATAAAAATTTAGTTGTCTTGACCATGCCTGTTGATAAACGAACCCATCAACCAGCAGGCTTTTTACATGGTGGAGCGAGTGCAGCACTTGCAGAAACCGCCGCCAGTATCGGTGCAACTGCACATATCGACACGCAAGAATCAAGTGTATTCGGCATGGAAATTAACGCGAATCATATAAAAAGCAAACGTAACGGCATGGTAACAGCTAAGGCAAGTCCTCTTCATATAGGAAAAACAACAATGGTTTGGGAGATAAAAATAGTGGATGAACAGGAAAATCTTATATCTGTATCAAGATGTACAATCAGAGTCGTTCCAAAACGGAAATAAAGAAAGGTGATTCAAATGGCCAAACATGAGGAACTGACAGATGAAAAGATAACCTATTTCAAAAGGCGCCTGCAAAAATGGAGAGAAGAAAATGAAGAAGAGATTGAGTCAAATCAAGGAACCAGCCCAAACGATGAGACACAAGAACTAGCGGACTATGATAACCACCCAGGTGATATAGGAACAGAACAATTTGAACAGGAGCGTGATGCCGGAATTAACCTTATTCGAGAAGATCGTCTTCAGGATATCGATGATGCCTTGGAACGCATTGAAAACGGCACGTATGGCCTAAGTGAAAAATCAGGTAAACCGATACCACTGGAACGATTAGAAGCCCGTCCGGAAGCACGAAATTTAGTTGAGGAAGAAGAAGAATAAAGTCCGCCCTCTTTTTACAAGAGGGCGGACTTTATACAATAGACAAGTTTTCAATCGACTAAAGGAACCATTCTGGTTTGATTTCTCCCGATTTGATATGGGGCTCTCCCATTTAAGCCGTGGGCTCTCCCGATTTGATGTGAGGCTCTCCTATTTAAGGCGTGTGCTCTCCCGATTTGATATGGGTACCGTTCTGACTACTTTTTGCTAGCTTTCACTCGCTAAGCCCTCATCCAAAAATAAAGCCAACCCAAAACGGATTAGCTTTATTCTATCTTATATTATCTTTGCTTGCTGCTGTTCTATCCAACTTCGCATTTTCACAAATAGAGGAACAAACAGTAACCCTACAACAATCCCTTTAACAATATTAAATGGCAGTACACCTGCAATGACGGAAACCCATTTCACCTGTTCTGTCATATCCCAGCCCATGAACCATGCATATGCTGGTAAAACAAAAAAGTAATTTAATACGCTCATCCCGACAGCCATAATAACCGTTCCTGTTACCAATCCGGACACAATACTTTTTACCCCTTTGAATTTATGGTATAACAAGGAAACAGGTACAACAAACATAAGTCCTGCTAAGAAATTTGCAGCTACCCTATCGGATCACCCGCTCCGGAAACAAGAAAATAAAGAATATTTTTGATAGCTACGACAATAATTCCCGCAACAGGTGAAAATATAAGTGCTGCAATCAATGCTGGTACCTCACTAAAATCAATTTTTAAGTAAGCAGGTAAAAATGGCAAAGGGAAATTCAAGAAAAATAGTACCAGCGAAATAGTTCCAAGTAATGCTAGAATGATAAGTCTTAAAAGCTTTGATGATTGTATATTCTTTGTTTGCATCATCATTCTCCTCCTTCATCTTTAATCGATTCCTATCTCGTTCGATGAAGGATGAACCTTTCTCCTATTTTACAAAATACATATAAAAACCCTAAAGCCTAATGGGGCTTTAGGGTAATAGATTATTCATAGGAAAATTAAAGCACATAATGTACTATAATTGGCTCGACATCTTCTCCCATCCAGACTATACTGTCGGTCCCGGAGTTTCACCAGGTCAACCACATTGCAATATGCGTTGTGGGT
It encodes the following:
- a CDS encoding hotdog fold thioesterase; its protein translation is MAIENTLIEALGIEVVSLDKNLVVLTMPVDKRTHQPAGFLHGGASAALAETAASIGATAHIDTQESSVFGMEINANHIKSKRNGMVTAKASPLHIGKTTMVWEIKIVDEQENLISVSRCTIRVVPKRK
- a CDS encoding isochorismate synthase, producing the protein MIETKEKPIEELINKAMQDMQPDEDFQLVSITKKITETTPLHFFEGAKELHKNRIFWASTKDDFFVVGIGKAYEMATKAEARFEETEALWNRILANAIIYNPYKEAGTGITALGGMAFDPKKDQTTLWKKFSPSQFIVPEFMLTKNNNNYYFTINVKVTREDHPVQMAAEINQMEANLFRHIANPSDHVTIEEKIDIEPDKWKETVRQAREQIRANKADKIVLAREMRLKFNKKADIATILEKLMAKQANSYIFAFEKGEDCFVGASPERLVKLEGDALLSTCLAGTAPRGETKEEDVKISQELLHDVKNRQEHNFVVQMIKQAMANYCTKVDIPEAPVIYPLQNLQHLYTPVTAHLKNGYSIFDIIKQLHPTPALGGTPREESLAFIRNHELLDRGWYGAPIGWLDSNQNGEFAVAIRSGLIQGDEASLFAGGGLLKIPSRKQNMRKP